One Microcaecilia unicolor chromosome 8, aMicUni1.1, whole genome shotgun sequence DNA window includes the following coding sequences:
- the PCK1 gene encoding phosphoenolpyruvate carboxykinase, cytosolic [GTP], whose amino-acid sequence MPPQIQAGLKVTGKVVQGDLNSLTPEVRGFIQSNAALCQPESIHICDGSNEENKKILNLMEDLGMIKKLTKYENCWLTLTDPRDVARIESKTVIITQEQRDTVPTAKTGVSQLGRWMCEDDFEKAFKARFPGCMKGRTMYVIPFSMGPIGSPLSKIGIQLTDSPYVVASMRIMTRMGTAVLESLGDGEFVKCLHSVGCPLPLKNPLVNNWPCNPDLTLIAHIPDRREIISFGSGYGGNSLLGKKCFALRIASRIAKEEGWLAEHMLILGITNPEGEKKYFVAAFPSACGKTNLAMMNPTLPGWKIECVGDDIAWMKFDEQGNLRAINPENGFFGVAPGTSVKTNPNAMKTIQKNTIFTNVAETSDGGVYWEGIDEPLGSRVTLTSWRNKEWMPDNEEPSAHPNSRFCTPASQCPIIDPAWESLEGVPIEGIIFGGRRPVGVPLVYEALNWQHGVFVGAAMRSEATAAAEHKGKIIMHDPFAMRPFFGYNFGRYLAHWLSMEHHPSAKLPRIFHVNWFRKDLQGRFLWPGYGENSRVLEWIFNRINGQDCARQTPIGYVPTDTALNLKGLGDINMKELFDISKEFWQEEVEDIKKYFDEQVNADLPYEIERELLALEQRIKQL is encoded by the exons ATGCCACCCCAGATTCAAGCAGGGCTCAAAGTTACTGGCAAAGTGGTTCAGGGAGATCTGAATAGCCTGACTCCAGAAGTGAGAGGTTTCATCCAAAGCAATGCCGCACTCTGTCAACCCGAGAGCATCCACATTTGTGATGGCTCAAATGAGGAGAACAAGAAGATATTGAACCTGATGGAGGACCTGGGCATGATCAAAAAGCTGACAAAGTATGAGAACTG CTGGCTGACTTTGACTGACCCTCGAGATGTGGCAAGGATTGAAAGCAAAACTGTCATCATTACTCAAGAGCAGAGGGACACCGTGCCAACAGCTAAAACTGGAGTGAGTCAACTGGGGCGCTGGATGTGCGAGGATGACTTTGAGAAAGCTTTCAAGGCGAGATTTCCAGGCTGCATGAAAG GGCGTACTATGTATGTTATTCCCTTCAGCATGGGGCCTATTGGATCTCCGCTGTCCAAGATTGGGATTCAGTTGACAGATTCACCCTATGTGGTAGCCAGTATGAGGATCATGACTCGAATGGGAACAGCTGTCCTAGAATCACTGGGGGATGGGGAGTTTGTAAAGTGCCTGCATTCTGTTGGGTGCCCCCTACCACTGAAAA atCCTTTAGTGAACAACTGGCCCTGTAATCCAGATTTGACTCTCATTGCTCATATCCCTGATCGCAGAGAAATAATTTCATTTGGCAGTGGCTACGGTGGAAACTCTTTGCTGGGGAAGAAGTGTTTTGCTCTCAGAATTGCCAGCAGAATTGCGAAGGAGGAGGGCTGGCTTGCTGAACACATGCTG ATATTGGGGATCACAAACCCTGAAGGAGAGAAGAAGTACTTTGTGGCTGCCTTCCCAAGTGCCTGTGGGAAAACAAATTTGGCTATGATGAACCCAACATTGCCTGGATGGAAAATTGAATGTGTGGGAGATGATATTGCCTGGATGAAGTTTGATGAGCAAG ggaacctaagggctatCAATCCTGAAAATGGCTTTTTTGGGGTTGCACCAGGGACCTCAGTCAAAACAAACCCCAATGCCATGAAAACCATCCAGAAGAACACCATCTTCACCAATGTAGCGGAAACAAGCGATGGTGGGGTCTACTGGGAGGGTATTGATGAGCCACTTGGTTCAAGGGTTACTCTGACATCATGGAGAAACAAAGAGTGGATGCCTGACAATG AGGAACCCAGTGCCCACCCCAATTCTCGATTCTGTACTCCAGCCAGTCAGTGTCCAATCATTGACCCTGCGTGGGAATCTCTGGAAGGAGTGCCCATTGAGGGCATCATCTTCGGGGGACGTAGACCTGTTG GTGTGCCCTTGGTATATGAAGCACTCAACTGGCAACATGGAGTTTTTGTGGGGGCAGCAATGAGGTCCGAAGCGACAGCAGCAGCTGAGCACAAAG GCAAAATCATTATGCACGACCCCTTTGCCATGCGGCCTTTCTTTGGCTACAACTTTGGAAGATATCTGGCCCACTGGCTTAGCATGGAGCATCACCCATCTGCCAAGCTGCCCAGGATCTTCCATGTCAACTGGTTTCGCAAGGACTTGCAAGGCAGGTTCCTCTGGCCTGGCTATGGAGAGAATTCACGTGTGCTGGAATGGATCTTCAATCGAATCAACGGTCAGGACTGTGCTAGACAGACCCCCATTGGCTATGTCCCTACTGACACAGCCTTAAATCTGAAGGGCTTAGGGGATATCAACATGAAAGAGCTGTTTGACATTTCAAAAGAATTTTGGCAAGAGGAGGTGGaagacattaaaaaatattttgatgaACAAGTCAATGCAGACCTTCCTTATGAAATTGAAAGAGAGCTGCTTGCTTTAGAACAGAGGATAAAACAGTTATAA